A genomic segment from Alteribacillus bidgolensis encodes:
- the alaS gene encoding alanine--tRNA ligase encodes MKAYTAAEVRQRFLDFFKEKGHSIEPSASLVPHEDPTLLWINSGVATLKKYFDGRVVPENPRIVNAQKSIRTNDIENVGKTARHHTFFEMLGNFSIGDYFKKEAIEWAWEFLTSEKWIGFEKERLSVTVHPEDDEAYDYWKEDIGLPEERIIRLEENFWDIGEGPSGPNTEIFYDRGPEYGNDPTDPELYPGGENERYLEIWNLVFSQFNHNPDDTYTPLPKKNIDTGMGLERIVSVIQDAKTNYDTDLFLPIMRTVEKITGLSYGSSEEKDVAFKVIADHIRTVSFAVGDGALPSNEGRGYVLRRLLRRAVRYAKLIGIERPFMYELVPVVGEIMADYYPEVKNKEAFIQKVIKNEEERFHETLSEGLAILSDIMKKAEQADTSVISGEDVFRLYDTYGFPVDLTEEYVTEKGFAIDLEGFEKEMRAQRERARAARKEDASMQSQNAVLAEIKENSEFIGYDELQAEAVVQVIVHEKEKVDTVSAEMTAQLILDQTPFYAESGGQVADKGKIVNKKMEANVVDVQKAPNGQHLHTVEIVSGSLRTGAAVKAVVEERERVDIVKNHTATHLLHQALKDVLGDHVNQAGSLVSEDRLRFDFSHFGQVKQHELDQIEEIVNEKVWKAIPVTIEQKKLEEAKEMGAMALFGEKYGDEVRVVQVGDYSIELCGGCHVNNTAEVGMFKIVSEAGIGAGVRRIEAVTGQKAYEFMNDQMNILKDARDKLKAKSLQDVPQRVEALQQQIRDLQRENESLNAKIGNMEAGNLLDNVKEVNGVNVIAQEVSTADMDGLRNTVDELKQKIDSGIVVLGAVNNGKVNLVAGVTKDLTEKGYKAGNIVKETASICGGGGGGRPDMAQAGGKNPDKLSEALDAVTEIVKSIS; translated from the coding sequence ATGAAAGCTTATACTGCTGCGGAAGTAAGACAGAGGTTTTTAGATTTTTTTAAAGAAAAAGGACATTCCATAGAGCCAAGTGCTTCATTAGTTCCACATGAAGACCCAACTCTTTTATGGATTAACAGCGGTGTTGCAACTTTAAAGAAGTACTTTGACGGCAGAGTTGTCCCGGAGAATCCACGTATTGTAAACGCCCAAAAATCAATACGAACAAATGATATTGAAAACGTCGGAAAAACCGCCAGACACCATACATTTTTTGAAATGCTTGGAAACTTTTCCATTGGAGATTATTTTAAAAAAGAAGCTATTGAATGGGCGTGGGAATTTTTAACGAGTGAAAAGTGGATCGGATTTGAAAAGGAAAGACTATCAGTGACGGTCCATCCAGAAGATGATGAAGCTTATGATTATTGGAAAGAAGATATAGGTCTGCCTGAAGAACGGATTATTCGTTTAGAAGAAAATTTCTGGGACATCGGTGAGGGGCCGAGCGGGCCAAACACAGAAATATTTTACGACCGCGGGCCAGAGTATGGGAATGATCCAACTGACCCGGAATTATACCCAGGAGGCGAAAACGAACGGTACTTAGAAATCTGGAACTTGGTATTTTCACAATTTAATCACAACCCTGATGATACCTACACCCCGCTTCCAAAGAAAAATATTGATACAGGTATGGGGTTAGAAAGAATTGTATCTGTTATACAAGATGCTAAAACGAATTATGACACTGATTTGTTTTTACCGATCATGAGGACAGTAGAAAAAATTACTGGTCTTTCTTATGGTTCGTCTGAAGAAAAAGATGTAGCTTTTAAAGTAATTGCTGATCATATTCGTACAGTAAGCTTTGCTGTTGGTGATGGTGCTTTGCCTTCGAACGAAGGAAGAGGATATGTTTTAAGACGATTGTTAAGAAGAGCGGTGCGTTATGCAAAGCTTATCGGTATAGAACGGCCTTTTATGTACGAATTAGTGCCTGTTGTCGGAGAAATTATGGCAGACTATTATCCTGAAGTAAAGAACAAAGAAGCGTTCATTCAAAAAGTGATTAAAAATGAAGAGGAACGTTTCCATGAAACGTTAAGTGAAGGGCTTGCTATTTTATCAGATATAATGAAAAAAGCAGAACAAGCTGATACATCTGTTATATCTGGAGAAGATGTCTTTCGTTTATACGATACGTATGGTTTTCCTGTCGATCTCACAGAGGAGTATGTTACAGAAAAAGGCTTTGCTATTGACTTAGAAGGGTTTGAGAAAGAGATGCGAGCGCAGCGCGAGAGGGCAAGAGCAGCTCGTAAAGAAGATGCTTCTATGCAATCACAAAATGCGGTATTAGCTGAAATAAAAGAAAACAGCGAATTTATCGGCTACGACGAGCTTCAAGCGGAGGCAGTGGTACAAGTAATCGTTCACGAAAAAGAAAAAGTTGATACCGTTTCTGCTGAAATGACAGCTCAGCTCATTCTTGATCAAACACCTTTTTATGCTGAAAGCGGTGGTCAGGTCGCTGATAAAGGAAAAATAGTTAACAAAAAAATGGAAGCAAACGTTGTTGATGTTCAAAAAGCACCAAATGGCCAGCATTTACACACTGTTGAAATAGTAAGCGGATCGCTTAGAACAGGCGCTGCCGTTAAAGCTGTCGTGGAAGAAAGAGAACGCGTCGATATTGTGAAAAACCATACGGCTACGCATTTACTTCATCAGGCGTTAAAAGATGTACTGGGAGACCATGTAAACCAAGCTGGTTCTTTGGTTTCTGAAGACCGTCTGCGTTTTGATTTTTCCCATTTTGGTCAAGTGAAACAACACGAATTAGACCAAATTGAAGAAATCGTAAATGAAAAAGTATGGAAAGCTATTCCTGTCACCATCGAACAGAAAAAACTTGAAGAAGCTAAAGAAATGGGAGCTATGGCTTTATTCGGGGAAAAATACGGTGACGAAGTAAGAGTAGTTCAAGTAGGAGATTATAGTATAGAGTTATGCGGAGGCTGTCATGTAAATAATACAGCTGAAGTAGGAATGTTTAAGATCGTTTCAGAAGCAGGCATCGGAGCAGGAGTGCGAAGAATTGAAGCAGTAACCGGACAAAAAGCATATGAGTTTATGAATGATCAAATGAACATTTTAAAAGATGCTCGTGATAAACTTAAAGCTAAATCCCTGCAAGATGTTCCACAGCGGGTTGAGGCACTTCAACAGCAGATTCGTGATTTGCAGCGAGAAAATGAATCTCTGAATGCGAAAATTGGAAACATGGAGGCAGGAAATCTGCTTGATAATGTAAAAGAAGTAAACGGTGTTAATGTTATCGCACAAGAAGTATCTACTGCAGACATGGATGGCCTGCGCAACACAGTGGACGAATTAAAACAAAAAATAGACTCTGGTATTGTTGTATTAGGTGCAGTAAATAATGGTAAAGTAAATCTTGTCGCTGGTGTGACAAAAGATTTAACCGAAAAGGGATATAAAGCAGGAAATATTGTTAAGGAAACAGCTTCTATATGCGGAGGCGGCGGAGGAGGCCGTCCGGATATGGCCCAGGCCGGCGGGAAAAACCCAGATAAACTTTCCGAGGCATTGGATGCAGTCACTGAAATTGTGAAATCCATTTCCTAA
- a CDS encoding proline dehydrogenase family protein, with protein MLKNLSRNFFLFLSQNQTLNKSAKRWGWKLGASRVVAGEDINSAMQAVQQLNEDGIMCTVDHLGEFVTDENEALKSAEYCIKTLDAIVSKNVDCNLSLKLTQLGLDIDQKICMYNMENILSAAKKYGIFVRIDMEDFSHYPATIDILKKLRMKYDNTGTVIQAYLHRASADVEALKGIPLRLVKGAYKEPPEVALQKKSDIDNNFIHIIKQHLCNGSYTAIATHDHHIIEKVKKFVQENNIPRDLFEFQMLYGFRVEMHKTLAAEGYRFRTYVPFGKDWYGYFMRRLAERPQNVAFAFKGFFSK; from the coding sequence ATATTGAAAAATCTTTCCCGGAATTTCTTCCTGTTTCTTTCACAAAATCAAACATTAAATAAAAGTGCAAAACGATGGGGGTGGAAATTAGGAGCTTCAAGAGTAGTTGCTGGAGAAGATATTAATAGCGCTATGCAGGCTGTACAACAATTAAATGAGGATGGGATTATGTGTACGGTCGACCACCTTGGTGAATTTGTTACCGATGAAAACGAAGCATTGAAGTCTGCAGAGTACTGTATAAAAACGTTGGATGCTATAGTTAGTAAAAACGTAGATTGCAACCTTTCTTTAAAACTGACTCAGCTAGGTCTTGATATTGACCAAAAGATCTGCATGTATAACATGGAAAATATTCTTTCCGCTGCCAAAAAATACGGAATATTTGTAAGAATTGATATGGAAGACTTCAGCCATTATCCTGCGACAATTGACATTTTAAAAAAACTGCGAATGAAGTATGACAATACAGGTACAGTTATTCAAGCATATCTGCACCGGGCTTCTGCAGATGTAGAAGCATTAAAAGGCATTCCTTTGCGGCTTGTTAAAGGTGCTTATAAGGAACCACCTGAAGTCGCATTACAGAAGAAATCCGACATTGATAACAATTTTATCCACATTATTAAGCAGCACCTTTGCAATGGCAGTTACACAGCGATAGCGACTCATGATCATCATATCATTGAAAAAGTAAAAAAGTTTGTGCAAGAAAATAACATTCCAAGAGACTTATTTGAATTTCAAATGCTTTATGGATTTCGTGTAGAAATGCATAAAACATTAGCAGCCGAAGGATACCGTTTCCGAACCTATGTACCATTCGGAAAAGATTGGTATGGGTATTTTATGAGACGGTTAGCGGAAAGGCCGCAAAATGTAGCTTTTGCTTTTAAGGGGTTCTTTTCAAAGTGA
- a CDS encoding IreB family regulatory phosphoprotein — protein MGSNDNTMKFNVQDDSIDVDASEVLFTVYQALEEKGYNPINQIVGYLLSGDPAYIPRYKDARTLIRKIERDELIEELVRSYLHEHGKEKE, from the coding sequence ATGGGTTCAAACGACAACACCATGAAATTTAATGTCCAGGATGATTCCATAGACGTAGATGCCAGCGAAGTATTGTTTACGGTTTACCAGGCTCTTGAAGAAAAAGGATATAATCCAATTAATCAAATTGTAGGTTATTTGTTGTCCGGTGATCCTGCATACATTCCTAGGTACAAAGATGCCCGTACTCTCATCCGGAAGATTGAAAGAGATGAGCTGATCGAAGAATTAGTGAGGTCTTATTTGCATGAACACGGGAAGGAGAAGGAATGA
- a CDS encoding AI-2E family transporter, with protein sequence MLKEKEWIWLQRLLLLAVSLLIIYLLSLLKPIWSFLLNAAGKVLLPFIIAAFIAYLLHPIIDFLQKRHIPRSISILIVYVVFFGGGAWAIWYFSPVMYNQVEKFTRYLPGYFEQLYTIFSNLHHRIDTLPPAIHDSIELAFEQSELKAKESLNGLIHKWRNVVDIIILLLLLPFLVFYLLKDLKAIERTIKHVVPNKWRDEGEMLAGAVDEALGDYIRGQFMVAGAVGILSFFGLWLINIPNAIILGLFIAITDIIPYFGPVLGAAPALMAAASVSTSKLIITIILLFLIQQIEGNFLSPYVVGRNVHLHPLVIVFALLLGFEVAGFLGLLIAVPIFVVANNIFHTFKKQKVTLKRTP encoded by the coding sequence ATGTTAAAAGAAAAGGAATGGATCTGGCTTCAGCGTCTTTTGTTATTAGCTGTATCTCTATTGATTATCTATTTATTGAGTTTGCTGAAACCGATTTGGTCTTTCTTACTTAATGCTGCTGGAAAAGTACTGCTTCCTTTTATTATTGCTGCATTTATTGCTTATTTACTTCACCCTATTATTGATTTCTTACAAAAACGCCATATACCTAGGTCTATTTCTATCTTAATTGTGTATGTTGTTTTTTTTGGAGGAGGAGCATGGGCGATATGGTATTTTAGTCCAGTAATGTACAACCAGGTTGAAAAGTTTACCCGCTATCTCCCGGGATATTTTGAACAGTTATATACTATTTTTTCTAATCTTCATCATCGAATTGATACACTGCCTCCTGCTATTCACGATAGTATTGAATTAGCTTTTGAACAATCAGAATTAAAGGCTAAAGAGAGTCTGAATGGGTTAATTCATAAATGGAGAAACGTAGTGGATATTATTATTCTGCTTCTACTCCTGCCATTTTTAGTTTTTTACCTTTTAAAAGATCTAAAGGCGATTGAAAGAACGATAAAGCATGTCGTTCCCAATAAATGGAGAGATGAAGGGGAAATGCTTGCAGGTGCTGTTGATGAAGCCCTTGGAGACTATATTAGAGGGCAGTTCATGGTGGCAGGTGCAGTAGGAATTCTGTCATTTTTTGGATTATGGCTTATAAACATACCAAACGCTATAATACTTGGGCTCTTTATCGCCATCACTGATATAATACCTTATTTCGGACCAGTTTTAGGAGCTGCTCCTGCGTTAATGGCAGCTGCTTCGGTTTCTACGAGTAAACTAATTATAACCATAATTCTTTTATTTCTTATTCAGCAAATTGAGGGGAACTTTTTGTCTCCTTACGTCGTTGGACGAAATGTTCATCTGCATCCTTTAGTTATTGTCTTTGCTCTTTTATTAGGGTTTGAAGTAGCTGGGTTTCTTGGTCTTTTGATCGCCGTGCCGATATTTGTAGTCGCAAATAATATTTTTCATACGTTTAAAAAGCAAAAGGTCACTTTGAAAAGAACCCCTTAA
- the recD2 gene encoding SF1B family DNA helicase RecD2 has protein sequence MSSVSYENDLPSKSFISGTVVHVIFRNEENGYTVLIVKVRKSHPKADEKKVTVVGYFPSVETDERYYFEGVFKEHPRFGKQYHVQIYKKEIPTEKEALIAYLSSERFPGIGKKTASVLVENFGENVIEKILNDPDKLKKLSGLNQKRRQNIYQTMLENQGMEQAMTMLTRYGFGMELAVKIYNAYRERTFDVIQDTPYQLVWDIEGVGFYKADKLGKSLGIKRDDPERVKAGMLYILYEKTMQDGHVYVPWSLLTQESRHLLNDSQNKISNELLESALLELAEEDKLIQEDDRVYMASLYFAEKGFVTKVKKLLEREEEAAFSEAEFLKALGKTEEQFGIEYADHQKEAIQKAVHSPLMILTGGPGTGKTTVIRAIVEIFSKLHGFSLDRSTYKKEEPFPVLLAAPTGRAAKRMKESTGLKASTIHKLLGYNGVDGDEAFEKDEEEPLEGKLLIIDEVSMVDMWLANQLFRSVPEDMQVILVGDEDQLPSVGPGQVLGDLLETNIVPIVSLSVVYRQAEGSSIINLAHSIKKGMLPHDLMSPCKDRRFFSCNKIQTSDVIEKVCEGAVKKGYSPLDIQVLAPMYKGPAGVDALNKTLQQLYNPHEDKKRKVLFGETTYSKGDVILQLINNPEEGVFNGDRGVVEAIFEAKETADKQMQIVLSFEGKEVTYTRQDLNQITLAYCTTIHKAQGSEFPIVVVPMLMAYKRMLQRNLLYTAITRARDYLILCGENSAVEFAVDNKHRENRHTTLKEKLLEKDNASFHE, from the coding sequence ATGTCAAGTGTTTCTTACGAAAACGATTTACCTTCCAAATCGTTTATAAGCGGCACAGTCGTTCATGTTATTTTTAGAAATGAAGAAAATGGGTATACCGTTCTCATTGTAAAAGTGAGAAAATCTCATCCCAAGGCAGACGAAAAAAAAGTAACCGTTGTTGGGTACTTTCCATCAGTGGAAACGGATGAGCGGTATTATTTTGAAGGCGTCTTTAAAGAGCATCCGCGTTTTGGAAAACAATATCACGTTCAAATATATAAAAAAGAAATACCGACTGAAAAGGAAGCACTTATTGCATATCTTTCAAGTGAGCGATTTCCAGGAATAGGTAAAAAAACGGCTTCTGTACTAGTTGAAAACTTCGGGGAAAACGTGATCGAAAAAATTCTTAATGATCCGGATAAACTCAAAAAATTATCTGGATTAAATCAAAAAAGAAGGCAGAATATTTACCAGACCATGCTTGAGAACCAGGGAATGGAACAAGCGATGACAATGCTGACCCGATATGGGTTTGGAATGGAGCTGGCTGTAAAAATATATAACGCGTACCGAGAGCGTACTTTTGATGTCATACAGGATACACCTTATCAGTTAGTTTGGGATATAGAAGGAGTGGGATTTTACAAAGCAGACAAATTAGGGAAAAGTCTTGGCATTAAACGCGATGATCCCGAACGTGTTAAGGCTGGAATGTTATATATTTTGTATGAAAAAACAATGCAGGACGGTCATGTATATGTACCGTGGTCTCTTCTCACCCAAGAATCAAGGCACTTATTAAACGATTCCCAAAATAAGATAAGTAATGAATTATTAGAATCGGCACTGCTTGAACTTGCTGAAGAAGATAAATTAATTCAAGAAGATGACAGGGTATACATGGCATCTCTTTATTTTGCAGAAAAAGGGTTTGTTACTAAAGTTAAAAAATTGCTTGAGCGAGAAGAAGAAGCGGCTTTTTCTGAAGCGGAATTTTTAAAAGCCCTTGGTAAAACAGAAGAGCAATTTGGTATTGAATACGCCGACCATCAAAAAGAAGCCATTCAAAAAGCGGTTCACTCCCCTTTAATGATATTGACGGGGGGGCCTGGAACTGGGAAAACCACTGTAATTCGAGCCATTGTAGAAATATTCTCGAAGCTGCATGGGTTTTCGCTTGACCGTTCGACTTATAAAAAAGAAGAACCGTTTCCAGTGCTGCTGGCAGCTCCAACTGGACGTGCCGCTAAGCGGATGAAGGAGTCTACGGGTCTAAAAGCAAGCACTATCCATAAATTATTAGGATATAATGGCGTGGATGGTGATGAAGCTTTTGAAAAAGATGAAGAAGAACCTTTGGAAGGGAAACTTTTAATTATTGATGAAGTATCTATGGTAGACATGTGGCTTGCCAATCAATTATTTCGATCTGTACCTGAAGACATGCAAGTAATTTTAGTTGGTGACGAAGATCAGCTTCCTTCCGTTGGTCCAGGACAAGTGTTAGGTGATCTGCTTGAAACAAACATTGTTCCCATTGTTTCCTTGTCTGTTGTGTATAGACAAGCAGAAGGCTCATCTATTATTAATCTTGCTCACTCGATAAAAAAAGGCATGCTCCCGCATGATTTAATGAGTCCTTGTAAAGACCGCCGCTTTTTTTCCTGTAATAAAATTCAAACATCCGATGTAATTGAAAAAGTTTGTGAAGGAGCTGTCAAAAAAGGCTATTCACCTTTAGATATACAAGTGCTCGCACCAATGTATAAAGGTCCTGCAGGTGTAGATGCGTTAAATAAAACACTTCAACAGCTTTATAACCCTCATGAAGATAAGAAACGGAAAGTCTTATTTGGGGAAACGACGTATTCCAAGGGTGATGTCATTCTTCAACTCATTAACAATCCTGAAGAAGGCGTATTTAATGGTGACCGCGGCGTAGTAGAAGCTATTTTTGAAGCAAAAGAAACGGCTGATAAGCAGATGCAGATCGTTCTATCTTTTGAAGGAAAAGAGGTCACGTATACAAGACAAGACCTTAACCAAATAACTCTTGCTTACTGTACTACGATTCATAAAGCCCAAGGAAGTGAATTCCCAATTGTAGTAGTTCCGATGCTTATGGCTTATAAAAGAATGCTGCAGCGGAATTTGCTGTATACGGCAATTACAAGAGCCAGAGATTATTTGATATTATGCGGAGAAAACAGTGCTGTCGAATTTGCAGTTGACAATAAACATAGAGAGAATAGACATACAACGTTGAAAGAAAAACTCCTTGAAAAGGATAATGCTTCATTTCATGAATAA
- a CDS encoding helix-turn-helix domain-containing protein — translation MAKSKFSAQEKLEVIQAYEKGNSSIKEVIEQYQIRLSAFKDWRNKYNHLGLEGLQPSKSWTTYLKETKLQAVHDYLSGKYSLAGIIIRYGISTQSVLRT, via the coding sequence ATGGCGAAAAGTAAGTTTAGTGCACAAGAAAAGCTTGAAGTGATCCAAGCTTATGAAAAAGGGAATTCTTCCATCAAAGAAGTCATAGAACAGTATCAGATTAGATTATCTGCCTTTAAAGATTGGAGAAATAAGTACAATCATCTGGGCCTCGAAGGTTTACAACCTTCAAAAAGCTGGACAACCTATTTGAAAGAAACAAAATTACAGGCAGTTCATGACTATCTTTCGGGGAAGTATTCTCTCGCGGGGATTATTATTCGTTACGGGATATCCACCCAGTCGGTTTTGCGAACGTAA